The Paenibacillus sp. MBLB1832 genome has a window encoding:
- a CDS encoding ATP-binding protein, giving the protein MFIFRSIVGKLWLTIIGLVGVVLLILGFFLVNYMENYFSQATNQREHMQEMAVKFSEEATQHMYNEQFYKLSNELLSFQDSRMLVISKDMEEMDIPATPGSKLANFHVADFYQTNELAPVFGGQSIYKTVNKTGAGRLGSGEEYLVVAVPLYNLEGGIVGATLLYQSLQSLEATQSYMLRLFVYVSIVGFLMTTFFAFFLFSRITRPLQQLKKAADFITQGEYGTRVPILSKDEIGELAKTFNHMGEKMQDSIHALSQEKEHLSSILRSMTDAVITLDVNGFVMLSNPQGEKIVEEWSTIAWSEDEGEPRRFPMPDRSLGDWGLMSFTNPYSSPIPVPLIPLFEAVVDESSEAVTKLHVQNGVWSVAMTPLYSLNQVRGAVAVLRDITEEERLDKLRKDFVANVSHELRTPISMLQGYSEALLDDIPSTPEERVELVQVIHDESLRMGRLVRDLLDLARMEAGHLELSFREVEVDSLVKRMHRKFAVLAKERGIALSVSLPAEPLILQRADEDRLEQVLTNLLDNAFRHTAAGARIAMLAEPGLYKDRPAIRIEIADEGKGIPAEDLPFIFERFYKADKARTRGSSGGTGLGLAIVKNIIDSHQGSVTVQSVWGQGSTFTIWLPVSTNN; this is encoded by the coding sequence GTGTTTATTTTCAGAAGTATTGTCGGTAAACTGTGGTTAACGATTATTGGCCTAGTTGGGGTTGTACTGCTCATACTAGGTTTTTTTCTTGTCAATTATATGGAAAATTATTTCTCACAGGCGACGAATCAAAGAGAGCATATGCAGGAGATGGCGGTCAAATTTTCAGAAGAAGCTACGCAGCATATGTACAATGAACAGTTTTATAAATTAAGCAATGAACTGCTTAGCTTTCAAGATTCACGCATGCTGGTCATTTCGAAGGACATGGAAGAAATGGACATACCTGCAACGCCCGGAAGTAAACTGGCTAATTTTCATGTTGCTGATTTCTATCAGACGAATGAATTGGCACCCGTCTTTGGTGGACAGAGTATCTACAAGACAGTGAATAAGACAGGCGCAGGACGTCTTGGCTCTGGTGAAGAATACCTCGTAGTGGCGGTGCCGCTTTACAATCTGGAAGGCGGTATTGTAGGAGCTACGCTCCTGTATCAGTCCTTGCAATCGCTGGAAGCTACTCAGTCCTATATGCTCCGATTATTCGTCTACGTGTCGATTGTTGGCTTTCTGATGACAACGTTCTTCGCCTTCTTCTTGTTCTCACGCATAACGAGACCGCTTCAGCAGTTGAAGAAAGCAGCGGACTTCATCACACAAGGGGAATATGGTACGCGGGTCCCGATTTTGTCTAAGGATGAGATTGGTGAGCTCGCCAAGACGTTTAATCACATGGGGGAAAAAATGCAGGACAGCATCCATGCGCTCAGCCAGGAGAAAGAGCACCTGTCGAGTATTCTGCGCAGTATGACCGATGCGGTGATAACGCTGGATGTGAATGGCTTCGTCATGTTAAGTAATCCGCAGGGCGAGAAGATCGTAGAAGAGTGGAGCACCATTGCATGGTCCGAGGACGAGGGTGAGCCAAGACGCTTCCCGATGCCTGACCGCTCACTGGGAGATTGGGGTTTGATGAGCTTTACGAATCCGTATTCGAGTCCAATTCCAGTACCCTTGATTCCACTCTTCGAGGCGGTGGTCGATGAGTCGTCAGAGGCTGTTACGAAGCTTCATGTGCAAAATGGGGTGTGGTCCGTCGCGATGACACCGCTCTACTCTCTGAACCAAGTGCGCGGCGCGGTGGCCGTTCTCCGTGATATCACGGAGGAGGAACGGCTTGATAAGCTGCGCAAAGATTTCGTGGCGAACGTCTCGCATGAGCTGCGTACGCCGATCTCCATGCTGCAGGGCTATAGTGAAGCCCTGCTCGATGATATTCCCTCCACGCCGGAGGAGCGCGTGGAGCTCGTGCAGGTCATCCACGACGAGTCGCTCCGCATGGGGCGCCTCGTCCGTGACCTGCTCGATCTGGCTCGGATGGAGGCCGGCCATCTCGAGCTGAGCTTCAGGGAGGTCGAAGTCGACTCCCTGGTGAAACGCATGCACCGCAAATTCGCGGTGCTGGCCAAAGAGCGCGGCATCGCGCTAAGCGTGTCGCTGCCTGCTGAACCCCTCATCCTGCAGCGTGCGGATGAGGATCGGTTGGAGCAGGTGCTGACGAACCTGCTCGACAATGCCTTCCGGCATACGGCCGCTGGGGCGCGTATTGCCATGCTGGCGGAGCCCGGCCTCTACAAGGATCGGCCTGCCATCCGCATCGAAATCGCAGACGAGGGGAAAGGGATCCCCGCCGAAGACCTGCCCTTCATCTTTGAGCGCTTCTACAAGGCGGATAAAGCGCGTACGCGCGGATCTTCGGGCGGAACGGGGCTTGGGTTAGCCATCGTCAAGAACATCATTGACTCTCACCAAGGCAGTGTAACTGTGCAAAGTGTATGGGGCCAAGGAAGCACATTTACGATCTGGCTGCCCGTGAGCACAAATAACTAA
- a CDS encoding response regulator transcription factor → MELKPSILVVDDEERIRRLLRMYLEKEGYLIEEAEDGESALRMATETDYDLILLDVMLPGIDGIEVCARLRQVKSTPVIMLTAKGEETNRVSGFEVGADDYVVKPFSPREVIYRVKAILRRSSATAYLSKDASSSNNIVFPNLIIEHDAHRVTAGGQEVALTPKEYELLHYLAVSPDKVFSREELLKDVWNYEFFGDLRTVDTHVKRLREKLNKVSPDAAAMITTVWGVGYKLEVPK, encoded by the coding sequence ATGGAATTGAAGCCTAGTATTCTTGTTGTCGATGATGAAGAGCGTATTCGGCGCTTGCTTCGGATGTATTTGGAGAAAGAAGGCTATCTCATTGAAGAAGCTGAGGATGGCGAATCTGCATTGCGTATGGCGACAGAAACCGATTATGATCTCATCTTGTTAGACGTAATGCTGCCAGGCATCGATGGCATAGAAGTGTGTGCGCGCCTACGTCAAGTGAAATCGACGCCTGTCATCATGTTGACGGCCAAAGGCGAAGAGACGAATCGGGTAAGCGGGTTTGAAGTAGGGGCAGATGACTATGTTGTGAAGCCATTCTCGCCTCGTGAAGTGATTTATCGTGTGAAAGCTATTTTGCGCCGCTCATCGGCGACGGCATACCTATCCAAGGATGCAAGCTCCAGCAATAACATCGTGTTTCCGAACTTGATCATCGAGCATGATGCGCATCGGGTAACAGCAGGCGGTCAAGAGGTAGCCCTTACACCGAAAGAGTATGAATTGCTGCATTATTTGGCTGTATCGCCAGATAAGGTGTTCTCTCGCGAGGAGTTATTAAAGGATGTCTGGAACTACGAGTTCTTCGGTGATTTGCGAACGGTCGACACGCATGTGAAGAGGCTTCGTGAAAAATTAAACAAAGTATCCCCTGATGCTGCAGCAATGATTACAACTGTGTGGGGAGTAGGCTATAAGCTAGAGGTACCTAAATAA
- the ccsA gene encoding cytochrome c biogenesis protein CcsA codes for MNVNSVSSTFLLIAFFVYLLAFFLFVLSITGKRWSNRDPEVHTKQWGFVAFLTSVFGFACHVTFFFTRWAEGGHIPTSNMYEFMTFLGMMIMCAFLIVYLIYRTPVLGVFALPIGFIIIAYASVFPSEVQPLIPALQSYWLKIHVTTAATGEAFFAVGFAGGLMYLLRAVDYKGTSKADKREQRGVELTLFFILMLIAFIASIFTWNGSGYKAVFSKDVVTTVEGVQQTIQQKETYVLPPIVKPYETEVVEMKPFLGMTEPLFTAPSWMEGASAGRKLNTVIWSVLGGLILYGLARLVVRKPLGAAVGPIVKGMDPEDLDEISYRAIAIGYPIFTLGALIFAMIWAQEAWGRFWGWDPKEVWALITWLFYAVFLHLRLSKGWQGKKSAWLTVIGFIVVMFTLVGVNLVIAGLHSYAGV; via the coding sequence GTGAACGTTAACTCTGTCAGCAGTACTTTTCTATTAATCGCTTTCTTCGTCTACCTGCTTGCGTTCTTTCTATTCGTCCTTTCCATTACCGGAAAGAGATGGAGTAACCGCGATCCTGAGGTACACACGAAGCAATGGGGCTTCGTTGCTTTTCTAACGTCTGTGTTCGGCTTTGCCTGCCATGTGACGTTCTTCTTTACACGCTGGGCCGAAGGGGGCCATATCCCGACGTCCAATATGTATGAATTTATGACATTCCTCGGTATGATGATTATGTGTGCGTTTTTGATCGTCTACCTGATTTACCGGACGCCCGTACTTGGGGTATTCGCGTTGCCAATAGGCTTCATTATTATTGCTTATGCTTCTGTATTCCCAAGTGAAGTGCAGCCGTTAATTCCAGCTTTGCAAAGCTATTGGCTGAAAATTCACGTGACGACAGCTGCAACTGGGGAAGCCTTCTTCGCAGTCGGTTTCGCGGGCGGTTTAATGTACTTGCTTCGCGCAGTTGATTACAAAGGAACCTCTAAAGCGGACAAGCGGGAACAACGAGGTGTAGAACTTACCCTGTTTTTCATCCTGATGCTGATCGCCTTTATCGCTTCGATTTTTACATGGAATGGATCAGGGTATAAAGCGGTTTTCTCCAAAGATGTCGTAACAACCGTTGAGGGCGTTCAACAGACCATACAACAAAAAGAAACGTATGTACTACCTCCAATTGTTAAACCGTACGAAACGGAAGTCGTAGAAATGAAACCGTTCCTCGGGATGACAGAGCCTTTATTCACGGCGCCATCCTGGATGGAAGGGGCAAGCGCTGGTCGTAAGCTGAATACCGTTATCTGGTCAGTGCTCGGCGGACTTATCCTGTATGGCCTTGCACGTCTCGTGGTGCGCAAGCCGTTAGGAGCAGCAGTCGGACCGATCGTGAAGGGGATGGACCCCGAAGATCTGGATGAAATCAGCTATCGCGCAATTGCGATTGGTTATCCGATATTTACCTTGGGCGCATTGATCTTTGCGATGATTTGGGCGCAGGAAGCTTGGGGCCGATTCTGGGGCTGGGATCCGAAGGAAGTATGGGCCTTGATCACGTGGCTATTCTACGCGGTATTCTTGCATCTTCGCCTCTCCAAAGGCTGGCAAGGCAAGAAATCCGCCTGGTTAACGGTGATCGGATTTATTGTAGTAATGTTTACATTAGTGGGTGTGAACTTGGTTATTGCCGGACTTCACTCCTATGCAGGAGTTTAA
- the resB gene encoding cytochrome c biogenesis protein ResB, producing MFYNTKCDCGHQNPTGTTLCESCGNPLIDADGRDILEMRYDGMARRSQKSNPSLLDKVWNFFSSVKIAVWIILFTTLASAVGTIFPQENTFLDMDPAEYYTKNYGTLGTIYHALGFSHTFSSWWFITLLFMIGTSLVICSLDRVLPLYRALSKQQIRKHLNFLVRQNVTLVTQLPPQTDEIAWTEQLGAHLRKKNYRVHTDGSALLAEKYRFSRWGPYINHIGLIIFLIGVLMRSIPGWHMDQYIGILEGETKPIPHTSYYIKNEKFTITLYDEQDIPASIKAKGQIVPKTYETQAVLYHCTANCEATSGTPVLEEVKKANIIVNHPLDYKGLQAYQFDYKATPLLIAVKPTLSNPTTGETYGSFDLPMNNPKDSYQVGPYKLTLKGFYPEFGLEKGQPISKSNEPKAPAFIFSITGPGLAEKGEPYLYFPRQIDKETFSQDTINGAISQKLKIAVGSMEGVQFANYTTYLNIRVDKAMPYIWVGAAIFMIGVIMGFYWQHRRVWIRIDDGKLTLGGHTNKNWFGLRNEIAFALIKNGLEVSQKTLANGGNQG from the coding sequence ATGTTCTACAATACCAAATGTGATTGCGGGCATCAGAACCCAACAGGCACAACGCTGTGTGAATCGTGTGGTAATCCCTTGATTGATGCGGATGGCAGAGACATTCTGGAAATGCGTTATGATGGCATGGCGCGCCGTTCACAGAAATCGAATCCGTCCTTATTGGATAAGGTATGGAATTTCTTTTCTTCCGTCAAAATAGCCGTATGGATTATCTTATTCACAACACTTGCTTCTGCAGTGGGCACGATTTTTCCGCAAGAGAACACATTTCTCGATATGGACCCAGCAGAGTACTATACGAAAAACTATGGCACGCTCGGGACCATTTATCATGCTCTAGGCTTTTCACACACCTTTAGCTCTTGGTGGTTTATCACGCTGCTCTTTATGATAGGGACATCACTAGTCATCTGCAGCTTAGACCGTGTACTTCCCTTGTATAGAGCGCTATCGAAGCAGCAAATTCGTAAACATCTTAATTTTCTAGTTAGGCAAAATGTAACGCTCGTGACGCAATTACCCCCTCAGACGGATGAAATTGCGTGGACAGAGCAGCTAGGCGCACACTTACGAAAGAAAAATTACCGCGTACATACGGACGGTTCAGCGCTGTTGGCCGAGAAATACCGATTCAGCCGATGGGGACCTTATATTAATCACATCGGACTTATTATTTTTCTGATTGGTGTATTAATGAGAAGTATTCCTGGGTGGCATATGGATCAATACATTGGGATCTTAGAAGGCGAGACAAAGCCGATCCCGCATACGTCCTATTACATCAAGAACGAGAAGTTTACGATTACGCTTTATGATGAGCAAGATATACCTGCAAGCATTAAAGCGAAAGGGCAAATCGTTCCGAAAACGTATGAGACCCAAGCTGTCCTTTATCATTGTACCGCCAATTGTGAGGCTACTTCAGGCACTCCCGTTCTGGAAGAGGTCAAGAAAGCGAATATCATCGTCAATCACCCGTTAGATTATAAGGGTTTGCAAGCCTACCAGTTTGATTATAAAGCGACACCGCTGTTGATCGCTGTGAAGCCAACGCTAAGTAATCCAACAACAGGTGAGACCTACGGAAGCTTTGATCTGCCGATGAATAATCCGAAGGATTCCTACCAAGTGGGACCTTATAAGCTGACACTGAAAGGATTTTACCCTGAATTCGGACTTGAGAAGGGTCAGCCGATTTCCAAGTCGAATGAACCGAAGGCGCCTGCTTTTATTTTTAGCATCACTGGTCCTGGTCTGGCTGAAAAGGGTGAACCTTATCTGTATTTCCCACGGCAAATCGATAAGGAAACCTTCTCGCAGGATACGATTAACGGCGCAATCAGCCAGAAACTGAAAATCGCGGTTGGTTCGATGGAGGGTGTTCAATTTGCCAACTATACGACGTATCTGAACATCCGGGTAGATAAAGCGATGCCTTATATCTGGGTAGGTGCTGCGATTTTTATGATCGGTGTCATCATGGGCTTCTACTGGCAGCATCGCCGTGTGTGGATACGCATTGATGACGGGAAGCTTACGCTAGGCGGCCACACGAATAAGAACTGGTTTGGATTGCGCAATGAAATTGCATTCGCGTTGATTAAAAATGGTTTGGAAGTTTCGCAGAAAACATTAGCAAATGGAGGAAACCAGGGGTGA
- the resA gene encoding thiol-disulfide oxidoreductase ResA, giving the protein MGRNKKWVQIGIFTIVLIIGVFTIITNLSASDSKKYPQQGDKATNFSLVGLDGQTHELSDYKGKPVLMNFWGTFCPPCKEEMPDLQKMYDKWKSQGVVFLEVNVDKNKVTVQGFMDQYKLNMPVLLDANEVVRKQYGVMDYPTTFFIGPDGKIVTKKIGQMDEAFIDETLSKLSKS; this is encoded by the coding sequence GTGGGACGTAATAAGAAGTGGGTACAGATTGGTATTTTTACAATCGTGCTTATTATTGGCGTGTTTACGATTATTACAAATTTGTCTGCTTCAGACAGTAAGAAGTATCCTCAGCAAGGAGATAAAGCGACCAATTTCTCCTTAGTCGGGTTAGATGGCCAAACGCATGAGCTTTCAGACTATAAAGGTAAGCCTGTGCTAATGAATTTCTGGGGTACATTTTGTCCGCCGTGCAAAGAAGAAATGCCTGATCTTCAGAAGATGTATGATAAGTGGAAGAGTCAAGGGGTTGTTTTCTTAGAAGTCAATGTGGACAAGAATAAAGTAACGGTGCAAGGTTTCATGGATCAATATAAATTAAATATGCCAGTGCTGCTTGATGCGAACGAGGTTGTTCGGAAACAGTATGGTGTGATGGATTATCCAACGACATTCTTCATCGGGCCTGACGGCAAAATCGTCACGAAAAAAATCGGCCAAATGGACGAAGCTTTCATCGATGAGACGTTGTCCAAACTAAGCAAATCGTAA
- a CDS encoding pseudouridine synthase yields MERLQKVLAEAGIASRRKCEEIITAGRVQVNGEVVTTLGVKVNTAQDEIRVDGRAIGQQKKIYVILNKPKGVITSATDPEGRKVVTDYLPGIKERVYPVGRLDYDTEGLLLLTNDGEFAHLLTHPKHHVPKTYQATVKGVPHGTLLDKLKVGIQLEDGMTAPAEVEYADVNMEKNESIIQITIYEGRNRQVRRMFESISFPVIKLRRIKFGPIFLTGLPRAKYRHLTPKEIEELRNEALRTHNVQKGQ; encoded by the coding sequence ATGGAAAGACTGCAAAAAGTATTGGCTGAAGCGGGTATCGCATCCCGCCGCAAATGTGAAGAAATCATTACAGCGGGACGTGTGCAAGTGAACGGTGAGGTTGTCACGACGCTGGGTGTGAAAGTAAATACAGCCCAAGACGAAATTAGGGTTGATGGACGTGCGATCGGTCAACAGAAGAAGATTTATGTGATACTGAATAAACCGAAGGGTGTTATCACAAGCGCTACTGATCCTGAAGGTCGGAAGGTCGTTACGGACTACTTGCCTGGGATTAAGGAACGGGTTTATCCAGTAGGCCGCTTGGATTATGATACAGAAGGCTTGCTTCTGCTCACAAATGATGGAGAGTTTGCGCATTTGCTCACGCATCCGAAGCATCACGTTCCTAAGACGTATCAAGCGACGGTGAAAGGTGTTCCGCACGGCACGTTATTAGATAAGTTAAAAGTGGGCATACAGTTAGAAGACGGGATGACAGCTCCAGCTGAAGTCGAATATGCGGATGTGAATATGGAGAAAAATGAGTCCATCATTCAGATTACGATCTATGAGGGCCGTAATCGACAAGTGCGACGGATGTTTGAATCGATTTCGTTTCCTGTGATCAAATTGAGACGGATTAAATTTGGTCCGATCTTCTTAACGGGACTGCCAAGAGCGAAGTATCGACACTTGACTCCTAAAGAAATTGAAGAGCTTCGGAACGAAGCGCTAAGGACACATAACGTTCAAAAAGGCCAATAA
- a CDS encoding spore maturation protein has protein sequence MYALVSLISAWAIPIMIVFIPLYAAYRKIPVYESFVEGAKDGFDTAIKIIPHLVGMMVAISVFRASGAMDMLIGWMRPFFESIGVPTEVLPLAILRPITGAGSLAFTTDLIEQFGPDSMIGRIASTVQGSTDTTLYVITVYFGAIGIRKAGYALKVGLISDAVGFIASLVICYLVFT, from the coding sequence ATGTACGCACTCGTATCTCTCATCTCGGCGTGGGCCATTCCGATCATGATCGTGTTTATCCCGTTGTACGCCGCATATCGCAAGATTCCTGTTTACGAATCATTCGTTGAGGGTGCGAAGGATGGATTCGATACTGCGATCAAAATCATTCCGCATCTCGTCGGCATGATGGTCGCGATCTCCGTGTTTCGTGCCTCTGGCGCAATGGACATGCTCATCGGGTGGATGAGGCCCTTTTTCGAGAGCATCGGAGTGCCGACAGAGGTGCTCCCGCTGGCGATTTTGCGCCCGATTACAGGCGCGGGCTCCTTGGCTTTTACAACGGACCTGATCGAACAATTCGGGCCAGATTCCATGATTGGGCGGATTGCGTCAACCGTCCAAGGCAGCACAGATACGACCCTGTATGTGATTACGGTGTATTTCGGCGCCATCGGTATTCGGAAAGCAGGCTATGCGCTGAAAGTTGGCTTGATTTCTGATGCAGTAGGGTTCATTGCTTCGCTGGTGATCTGTTATCTCGTCTTTACCTGA
- a CDS encoding nucleoside recognition domain-containing protein, with protein sequence MVNWIWLFFIVVGFLVAAINGDVESVTQAAFDGAKNGVTVCFGLISVLVFWMGMMRIAEDAGILAKLARLLQPVVRFLFPSIPKNHPALGYIMSNMSANILGLGNAATPMGIKAMQELQKLNPNKDEASTAMCTLLALNTSSITLIPTTLIAIRMNFNSMNPAEIVGTTLIATIISTTAAIFVDRWYRRSRSPIPPLKG encoded by the coding sequence ATGGTGAATTGGATCTGGTTGTTCTTTATCGTCGTTGGGTTTCTCGTTGCAGCGATCAATGGGGATGTGGAGTCAGTGACGCAGGCTGCATTTGATGGGGCTAAAAATGGGGTCACGGTTTGTTTTGGTTTGATCAGTGTGCTTGTGTTCTGGATGGGGATGATGCGCATCGCTGAAGATGCCGGGATTCTTGCCAAACTGGCTAGGCTTTTGCAGCCGGTTGTCCGTTTTCTTTTTCCAAGTATACCGAAAAATCATCCAGCCCTTGGCTACATCATGTCGAACATGAGCGCGAATATATTAGGGCTTGGCAACGCAGCAACGCCGATGGGCATTAAAGCGATGCAGGAGCTTCAAAAGCTCAATCCCAATAAGGATGAGGCAAGTACGGCGATGTGTACCTTGCTTGCCCTTAACACATCCAGCATTACGCTAATTCCCACTACATTGATTGCCATTCGAATGAATTTTAATTCCATGAATCCTGCGGAAATTGTAGGCACAACGTTGATCGCAACGATCATCTCGACGACTGCCGCGATCTTCGTTGATCGCTGGTATCGAAGGTCGCGTTCCCCCATCCCGCCATTGAAAGGATGA
- a CDS encoding D-alanyl-D-alanine carboxypeptidase family protein encodes MKTKMMFISMCCALLGLLVVPWTDVQAAPPAFHTNAVGASLVDVASGRILYSQKGDTPMRIASLTKIMTAIIAIEQGDLNSMVKVSKNAFGKEGSSIYLKLGEEMRLHDMLYGLMMRSGNDAATAIAEHIGGSVEGFVYLMNEKAVSLGMDHSHFTNPSGLDEGEGHRSSPNDMAKLTAYALKNNVFAEIVATKLKKVPNPNETWDYTWLNKNKMLSMFEGADGVKTGYTKLAKRTLVSSATRNGQQLVAVTLNDGDDWADHGRMLQYGFTYFPLQTLVKKGDAIEGTPWVASRTFQYPLADGEAASLTHQLKQVDPQSTEYRLSERGALQISLKNKLIQTIPLYEKTNPLLRQPEQTTFSFQPSKPFMTTLRTQYGYIWRMLVQELFRVSGSNWVD; translated from the coding sequence ATGAAAACCAAAATGATGTTCATCTCCATGTGCTGTGCTTTACTTGGCTTGCTAGTCGTACCGTGGACCGATGTCCAAGCGGCGCCGCCTGCTTTTCATACAAATGCGGTTGGTGCCTCCTTAGTTGATGTGGCGTCAGGGCGTATCTTGTATAGCCAAAAAGGGGACACGCCTATGCGCATAGCTAGCTTGACCAAAATCATGACGGCCATCATTGCCATCGAGCAAGGTGACTTGAATAGCATGGTCAAAGTCAGCAAAAATGCTTTCGGCAAGGAAGGCTCCTCGATTTACTTAAAGCTGGGCGAAGAGATGCGGCTTCATGACATGCTCTACGGTCTGATGATGCGCTCAGGCAACGACGCGGCTACAGCGATCGCAGAGCATATTGGCGGCAGTGTGGAGGGGTTCGTCTATCTGATGAATGAGAAAGCGGTCAGCCTGGGCATGGATCATTCCCACTTCACGAATCCATCGGGGCTTGATGAAGGGGAGGGCCATCGCTCGAGTCCCAATGATATGGCGAAGCTTACAGCATACGCTTTGAAAAATAACGTTTTCGCTGAAATCGTCGCTACGAAGTTGAAGAAAGTTCCTAATCCGAATGAGACTTGGGACTATACGTGGCTGAACAAGAATAAGATGCTGTCCATGTTCGAGGGCGCTGATGGCGTCAAGACAGGTTATACGAAGCTGGCTAAGCGCACCTTAGTTTCGTCGGCGACGCGGAACGGTCAACAGCTTGTTGCCGTTACCTTAAATGATGGTGATGACTGGGCGGACCACGGCCGCATGCTCCAGTATGGCTTTACCTATTTTCCTCTTCAAACGCTGGTGAAAAAAGGGGATGCCATCGAAGGCACACCTTGGGTGGCCAGTCGTACCTTTCAATATCCGCTCGCAGATGGTGAAGCCGCTAGCTTAACGCATCAACTCAAGCAGGTGGATCCTCAGTCCACGGAATATCGATTATCCGAGCGAGGTGCGCTCCAAATCTCATTGAAAAACAAGCTAATTCAGACCATTCCGCTGTATGAGAAGACGAATCCATTGTTGCGGCAGCCAGAACAAACGACGTTTTCTTTTCAGCCAAGCAAGCCGTTTATGACAACCTTGCGGACACAGTATGGCTACATATGGCGCATGTTGGTTCAGGAGTTATTTCGTGTCTCTGGTTCTAATTGGGTGGATTAA
- the ytfJ gene encoding GerW family sporulation protein, which yields MSEHPIQGLMKVAMENIKEMVDVNTIVGDPVETPDGSVIMPISKVGFGFAAGGSEFVTDSEIEIESGSINRVDALNAKVALPFGGGSGGGVSITPIAFLVVGKSGVKVVPLDNQTHILERLIDSAPQVVDKIQSMIKGMSAKPAVTPTGASTVTNIENQNFIV from the coding sequence GTGAGCGAACATCCAATTCAAGGTCTGATGAAAGTAGCAATGGAAAATATTAAAGAAATGGTAGACGTAAATACTATAGTAGGCGATCCAGTAGAAACCCCCGATGGCAGTGTTATCATGCCGATTTCCAAAGTAGGATTCGGTTTTGCAGCAGGCGGCAGTGAGTTTGTGACAGACTCCGAAATTGAGATCGAAAGCGGCTCAATTAACCGTGTCGATGCACTGAATGCTAAAGTCGCTCTTCCCTTCGGCGGCGGTAGTGGCGGCGGGGTGTCCATTACGCCTATTGCATTCCTTGTAGTAGGGAAGAGCGGTGTGAAGGTTGTGCCGTTGGATAACCAAACCCATATCCTAGAGCGTTTGATTGACTCTGCACCGCAGGTCGTTGACAAAATTCAAAGTATGATCAAGGGGATGTCTGCGAAGCCAGCTGTGACCCCGACAGGCGCCAGCACGGTCACCAACATTGAGAATCAGAATTTTATCGTCTAA
- a CDS encoding helix-turn-helix domain-containing protein has translation MLKKHRIDNNFSQEELAFNSGLDRTYISMLERGKRQPTLTTIFSISKALNVSPSLLIKEVETIYLK, from the coding sequence ATATTAAAAAAGCATAGAATTGACAATAACTTTTCACAGGAAGAATTGGCTTTTAACTCTGGCTTAGATAGAACTTACATTTCCATGCTTGAACGAGGAAAAAGACAACCAACTTTAACAACTATTTTCTCCATATCAAAAGCATTAAATGTAAGTCCATCATTGTTAATTAAAGAAGTTGAAACCATTTATTTGAAATAG